One Cohnella candidum genomic region harbors:
- a CDS encoding endonuclease MutS2: MRNHSLNKLEYRRVVETVVGYTSTYAGRRLAEELQPLTELRVIERRLRETEETRALLNKGGHPPLPSLEGMETVMALLGTGYVLTESDFGCLAQFARSCGQLRQYMASKGAEAPAVASYAASMYDLSKLKEEIEQCIDRGRILDTASAELHKIRKKIRVADERLQKKLEGLLSRHADILQDRLVSQRNGRYVLPVKKELRKRISGVVLDESSSGQTVFVEPSELAGLQMELSMLRAEEVREETQVLAQLTGFAESYAHELAVNVETTGHYDFLIAKAKWALAIGAAEVPMNEDGVIRLRQARHPFLTAKPVPLNIEVGGEYRSLLITGPNTGGKTVSLKTVGLLTLMAQSGLLVPASEGSTLAVFRSVEADIGDDQSMDASLSTFSAHMRNVIDILGVAGSRTLVLMDELATGTDPGEGVGLSIAVLEELYRRGSVVLATTHFNEIKEYARVTPGFRNARMAFDEETLRPLYRLDMGEAGNSYAFVIASKLGISPAIVERAKVIAGSLKQGRGDSPAAIPAALQSRMPAAAQRAETHKEKNAAEPGELPALEIGDVVFIPHLRKTGVVYRLHDERGNLIVQVQKEKITINHKRVRRYIEREKLYPGADYDMDIVFDTVENRKKRKLMGKRHVPGLSIELPPEDGQVSD; the protein is encoded by the coding sequence TTGAGAAACCATTCCCTGAATAAACTCGAATACCGCCGCGTCGTGGAAACCGTCGTCGGCTACACCTCAACATATGCTGGACGCCGCTTGGCGGAAGAATTGCAACCCCTGACGGAGCTTCGTGTCATCGAACGGCGGCTCCGGGAAACCGAAGAAACCCGCGCCTTGCTGAACAAAGGCGGGCACCCGCCGCTGCCTTCCCTGGAAGGGATGGAAACGGTCATGGCTCTGCTGGGCACCGGGTACGTCCTGACGGAGAGCGATTTCGGCTGCCTCGCCCAATTCGCCCGCAGCTGCGGACAGCTCCGGCAATACATGGCTTCCAAAGGCGCGGAAGCGCCTGCGGTGGCGAGTTACGCGGCTTCCATGTACGATTTGTCCAAGCTGAAGGAAGAAATCGAACAGTGTATCGACCGGGGCCGCATCCTGGACACCGCGAGCGCCGAGCTCCATAAAATCCGCAAAAAAATCCGGGTCGCGGACGAGCGGCTGCAGAAAAAGCTGGAGGGCCTTCTGTCGCGCCACGCGGACATTTTGCAGGATCGGCTGGTCAGCCAGCGGAACGGTCGCTACGTCCTCCCTGTGAAAAAGGAGCTGCGCAAACGCATTTCCGGCGTCGTGCTGGACGAATCGTCCAGCGGACAGACGGTGTTTGTCGAGCCTTCCGAGCTCGCCGGACTCCAGATGGAACTGTCGATGCTGCGCGCCGAAGAAGTCCGGGAAGAAACGCAGGTGCTGGCGCAGCTCACAGGCTTCGCCGAATCGTACGCGCACGAGCTGGCCGTTAACGTCGAAACGACGGGGCATTACGACTTCCTGATCGCGAAGGCGAAGTGGGCATTGGCCATCGGGGCGGCGGAAGTGCCGATGAACGAGGACGGCGTCATCCGCCTCCGGCAAGCCCGCCATCCTTTCCTCACCGCGAAACCGGTGCCTCTTAACATCGAGGTGGGCGGCGAATACCGTTCGCTGCTCATCACGGGTCCGAACACCGGCGGAAAAACCGTCTCGCTGAAGACGGTCGGCCTTCTCACTTTGATGGCCCAATCCGGCTTGCTGGTGCCCGCCTCCGAAGGCAGCACGCTCGCCGTCTTCCGTTCGGTCGAGGCGGACATCGGCGACGACCAGAGCATGGACGCCTCGCTCAGCACGTTCTCTGCGCACATGCGCAACGTGATCGACATTTTGGGCGTCGCCGGCTCGCGCACCCTCGTGCTGATGGACGAATTGGCCACCGGCACCGATCCGGGGGAAGGCGTCGGCCTGTCGATCGCCGTGCTGGAGGAGCTGTACCGCCGCGGTTCGGTCGTGTTGGCCACGACGCATTTCAACGAAATCAAGGAATACGCGCGGGTAACCCCCGGATTCCGCAATGCCCGCATGGCTTTCGACGAAGAAACGCTGCGTCCGCTGTACCGGCTCGACATGGGGGAGGCGGGCAACAGCTATGCGTTCGTCATCGCCTCGAAGCTCGGTATCTCGCCCGCCATCGTCGAACGCGCGAAGGTCATTGCCGGCAGCTTGAAGCAAGGGCGCGGCGACTCGCCTGCAGCCATCCCCGCCGCACTTCAGAGCCGGATGCCTGCAGCGGCGCAACGCGCGGAAACCCATAAAGAGAAAAACGCCGCAGAACCCGGAGAACTGCCTGCGCTGGAAATCGGCGACGTCGTATTCATCCCGCATCTTCGCAAGACGGGAGTCGTCTACCGGCTGCATGACGAACGGGGCAACCTGATCGTGCAAGTTCAGAAAGAGAAGATCACGATTAACCATAAGCGCGTCCGCCGCTACATCGAACGGGAGAAGCTTTATCCGGGTGCGGATTACGACATGGACATCGTATTCGACACGGTCGAAAACCGCAAAAAACGCAAGCTGATGGGCAAACGGCACGTTCCCGGCTTGTCGATTGAGCTGCCGCCGGAAGACGGCCAAGTATCCGATTGA
- the lepA gene encoding translation elongation factor 4: MADLPVKQSHIRNFCIIAHIDHGKSTLADRILEYTGALTSREMQDQVLDSMDLERERGITIKLQAVRLQYKADDGETYTLHLIDTPGHVDFTYEVSRSLAACEGALLIVDAAQGIEAQTLANVYLALDNNLEILPVINKIDLPSAEPERVKQEVEDVIGLDASDAVLASAKNGIGIKEILEQVVQKIPAPQGDPNKPLKALIFDSYYDAYKGVICFIRVIDGTIEPGTKMKFMSTGSSFEVVEVGTFRPRATAIDRLGPGDVGYVTASIKNVKETRVGDTITDARNPAAEALPGYRRSNPMVFCGLYPIDSTDYNDLRDALEKLELNDASLRFEPETSQALGFGFRCGFLGMLHMEIIQERIEREFNIPLITTAPSVIYKVTLTNGETLDISNPSEYPEQGKIDQVEEPYVKASIIVPNDYVGAIMELCQGKRGEFIDMQYLDANRVTLKYDIPLAEIVYDFFDQLKSSTKGYASFDYELSGYRASNLVKMDILLNAEKVDALSFIVHRDRAYQRGRIICEKLKDLIPRQMFEVPIQAAVGQKIISRETIKAMRKNVLAKCYGGDITRKRKLLEKQKEGKKRMKQVGSVEVPQEAFMAVLKLDDD, encoded by the coding sequence ATGGCAGATCTGCCTGTAAAACAAAGCCATATCCGCAATTTTTGCATTATCGCGCACATCGACCACGGCAAATCGACGCTGGCCGACCGCATTTTGGAATATACCGGAGCCCTGACGTCCCGCGAAATGCAGGACCAGGTTCTCGACTCCATGGACTTGGAGCGGGAGCGGGGGATCACGATCAAGCTGCAGGCCGTCCGGCTGCAATATAAAGCCGATGACGGCGAGACGTATACGCTGCATCTGATCGATACCCCGGGACACGTCGACTTCACGTACGAAGTATCGCGCAGCCTCGCCGCGTGCGAAGGCGCGCTTCTCATCGTGGACGCCGCCCAAGGGATCGAGGCGCAGACGCTGGCGAACGTCTATCTCGCGCTGGACAACAACCTGGAAATTTTGCCGGTCATCAACAAGATCGACTTGCCGAGCGCCGAGCCGGAGCGCGTGAAACAAGAGGTGGAGGACGTCATCGGCCTCGACGCCAGCGACGCCGTGCTCGCTTCCGCGAAGAACGGGATCGGGATCAAGGAAATCCTCGAGCAGGTCGTCCAGAAAATCCCGGCGCCGCAGGGTGATCCGAATAAGCCGCTCAAAGCGCTCATTTTCGATTCCTATTACGATGCTTATAAAGGCGTCATCTGCTTCATCCGCGTCATCGACGGCACGATCGAGCCGGGCACCAAAATGAAATTCATGAGCACGGGTTCGTCTTTCGAAGTGGTGGAAGTAGGGACGTTCCGTCCGCGCGCGACGGCGATCGACCGGTTGGGTCCGGGCGACGTCGGCTACGTTACCGCCTCGATCAAGAACGTGAAGGAAACGCGGGTCGGCGACACGATCACCGATGCGCGGAATCCGGCGGCCGAAGCGCTTCCGGGTTACCGGCGGAGCAATCCGATGGTGTTCTGCGGCCTGTACCCGATCGATTCCACCGATTATAACGACCTTCGCGACGCGCTGGAGAAGCTGGAATTGAACGATGCCTCGCTGCGGTTCGAGCCGGAGACGTCGCAGGCGCTCGGCTTCGGTTTCCGCTGCGGCTTCCTCGGCATGCTGCACATGGAAATCATCCAGGAGCGCATCGAGCGGGAATTCAACATTCCGCTGATCACGACGGCGCCTAGCGTTATTTACAAGGTCACGCTGACCAACGGGGAGACGCTGGACATCTCTAACCCGTCCGAATATCCGGAGCAGGGCAAGATCGACCAGGTCGAGGAGCCGTACGTCAAGGCGTCGATCATCGTGCCGAACGACTACGTCGGCGCGATCATGGAGCTGTGCCAAGGCAAGCGCGGCGAGTTTATCGACATGCAGTACCTTGATGCCAACCGCGTGACGCTGAAATACGACATTCCGCTGGCCGAGATCGTGTACGACTTTTTCGACCAGCTCAAATCCAGCACCAAAGGCTATGCGTCCTTCGATTACGAGCTGTCCGGTTACCGGGCTTCGAATCTCGTCAAAATGGACATTCTGCTCAACGCCGAGAAGGTGGACGCCTTGTCGTTCATCGTGCACCGCGACCGGGCGTACCAGCGCGGACGGATCATTTGCGAGAAACTGAAGGATCTTATCCCGCGCCAAATGTTCGAGGTGCCGATCCAGGCCGCCGTCGGGCAGAAAATCATCAGCCGCGAAACGATCAAAGCGATGCGCAAAAACGTGCTCGCCAAATGTTACGGCGGCGATATTACGCGGAAACGGAAGCTGCTGGAGAAGCAGAAGGAAGGCAAGAAACGCATGAAGCAGGTCGGCAGCGTCGAGGTACCGCAGGAAGCGTTCATGGCGGTACTGAAGCTGGACGACGATTAA
- the hemW gene encoding radical SAM family heme chaperone HemW: MNETTTVPPMHTWTPRALYIHIPFCTNKCYYCDFNSYVAEGQPIDAYLDALELEMERTAAALPPERIETVFVGGGTPTVLNPVQMARFLASVRRHFPLAPGAEYTMEANPGTTDPAKLEAMREGGVNRISFGAQTFDNELLKRIGRIHEADDVVRSIANAKAAGFSNLSIDLMFGLPNQKLHHLQDSVSRALELDLPHYSLYSLKVEENTLFHRLYERGELPLPEEDEEVEMYRHLMERLGGAGYRHYEISNFARPGFESRHNTVYWRNEPYYGLGAGAHGYARGIRHVNIKGVQPYIDAAQVKLPRLESHEVLPEEAMEDFMMVGLRLLEGVRSADFEVQFGPGERLEVRFDDALRRLVGQGLLEKTEAPEGFRLTAQGVMLGNEVFGAFLSE; this comes from the coding sequence ATGAATGAAACGACGACGGTTCCTCCCATGCATACATGGACGCCGCGCGCGCTGTATATTCATATCCCGTTTTGCACGAACAAGTGCTATTACTGCGATTTCAACTCCTACGTGGCGGAAGGACAGCCGATCGATGCCTATCTGGACGCCTTGGAGCTCGAGATGGAACGTACGGCAGCCGCGCTGCCGCCGGAGCGCATCGAGACGGTATTCGTCGGCGGCGGGACGCCGACCGTACTGAATCCCGTCCAGATGGCGCGCTTCCTCGCTTCGGTACGGCGGCATTTTCCGCTGGCGCCCGGAGCCGAGTATACGATGGAAGCGAATCCCGGCACGACGGATCCGGCCAAGCTGGAGGCCATGCGCGAAGGCGGCGTCAACCGGATCAGCTTCGGCGCGCAGACGTTCGATAACGAGCTGCTGAAGCGGATCGGCCGCATTCACGAAGCGGACGACGTCGTTCGCAGCATTGCGAACGCGAAAGCGGCGGGGTTCTCCAACCTGTCCATCGACCTGATGTTCGGCTTGCCGAACCAAAAGCTCCACCATCTGCAAGACAGCGTAAGCCGCGCGCTTGAGCTCGATTTGCCTCACTACTCGCTCTACAGCCTGAAGGTGGAGGAAAATACGCTGTTCCACCGGCTGTATGAGAGGGGCGAACTGCCGCTGCCCGAAGAGGATGAGGAAGTGGAGATGTATCGCCACTTAATGGAGAGACTGGGCGGGGCGGGTTACCGGCATTACGAAATCAGCAATTTCGCCCGTCCGGGCTTCGAAAGCCGGCACAACACCGTCTATTGGCGGAACGAGCCTTATTACGGGCTCGGAGCCGGCGCACACGGATACGCGCGGGGGATTCGCCACGTCAATATCAAGGGCGTTCAGCCCTACATCGACGCGGCGCAAGTTAAGCTGCCTCGGTTGGAAAGCCACGAGGTGCTGCCCGAGGAAGCGATGGAGGACTTCATGATGGTCGGCCTGCGGCTGCTGGAAGGCGTTCGTTCCGCCGATTTCGAGGTTCAGTTCGGACCCGGAGAGCGGCTCGAAGTTCGCTTCGATGACGCGCTCCGCCGTTTGGTCGGCCAAGGCTTGCTGGAAAAGACCGAGGCGCCTGAAGGGTTTCGCTTGACCGCGCAAGGGGTTATGTTGGGCAATGAGGTGTTCGGGGCGTTTTTGTCCGAGTGA
- a CDS encoding DUF1572 family protein, protein MEKQSDRDLASVVLETVLYDFRAMKKLGEGALAQLDDESVGWAPDGESNSAAVIVKHMAGNMISRWTDFLTSDGEKPSRKRDDEFIDDVSGLQEVMALWESGWGVLFEALEPLRPEDLLREVTIRGQPHTVLQAIHRQISHYAYHVGQLVYAAKARKSGEWKSLSIPRGQSAGFNDAMARKFGSR, encoded by the coding sequence ATGGAAAAGCAAAGCGATCGAGACTTGGCTTCGGTGGTACTCGAAACGGTCCTGTATGATTTTCGGGCTATGAAGAAACTCGGCGAGGGCGCGCTGGCCCAATTGGACGACGAAAGCGTCGGATGGGCGCCGGACGGCGAAAGCAACAGCGCGGCCGTCATCGTCAAACACATGGCCGGCAACATGATCTCGCGTTGGACCGACTTCCTGACGTCGGACGGCGAAAAGCCAAGCCGTAAGAGGGACGACGAGTTCATCGACGACGTCTCGGGGCTGCAGGAAGTCATGGCTCTATGGGAAAGCGGATGGGGCGTTCTCTTCGAAGCGCTCGAACCGCTGCGGCCGGAAGACCTGCTGCGTGAAGTCACGATCCGCGGCCAGCCGCACACCGTTCTGCAAGCCATCCACCGTCAAATCTCCCACTACGCTTACCATGTCGGACAGCTTGTCTACGCGGCGAAAGCCCGCAAGTCGGGGGAATGGAAGTCGCTCAGCATCCCCCGCGGGCAATCGGCCGGGTTCAACGACGCGATGGCCCGCAAATTCGGCAGCCGTTAA
- a CDS encoding N-acetyltransferase translates to MNTTITCRNARPEDVEALYELIQGYAEKGIMLPRSREALLRHIDSFIVAEESGRLIGCGSLFRLGTDLVEIRSLGMADGYKGMGLGSRLVDALIEEARRMGVPKVMALTYAVDFFRKNGFEIVDKEIFPEKVWTDCVHCAKQHCCDEIAMLKLLA, encoded by the coding sequence ATGAACACGACGATCACTTGCCGCAATGCCCGGCCCGAAGACGTCGAAGCGCTATATGAATTGATCCAGGGTTACGCCGAGAAGGGAATCATGCTGCCCCGTTCCCGCGAAGCGCTGCTTCGCCATATCGATTCGTTTATCGTGGCGGAGGAGAGCGGAAGGCTGATCGGCTGCGGCTCTTTGTTCCGTCTGGGGACCGACCTGGTCGAAATCCGTTCCTTGGGTATGGCGGATGGGTATAAAGGAATGGGCTTGGGAAGCCGCTTGGTCGACGCTTTGATCGAGGAAGCGCGGCGGATGGGCGTGCCCAAAGTGATGGCCTTGACCTACGCCGTTGACTTTTTCCGCAAAAACGGCTTCGAGATCGTGGACAAGGAAATATTCCCGGAAAAAGTGTGGACCGACTGCGTCCATTGCGCCAAACAGCACTGCTGCGACGAAATCGCCATGCTCAAGCTGTTGGCCTGA
- the hrcA gene encoding heat-inducible transcriptional repressor HrcA: MLSERQRMILTAIVDDYIRSAEPVGSRSISKRGDVTFSPATIRNEMADLEELGLLEQPHTSAGRIPSNKGYRYYVDHLVTPGGVREEDVRTIRAFFAEKMIHWEDVVSHAATMLSHLTNYTSIVLGPEMFSASLKHFQLVPLNDSSAVAIIVTNTGHVEHRTMTIPEGIDVGDLGKIVNLLNDKLCGVPFHRVKSVLHSEIAMELSRYMDRCEEILAVLEQSLADQKDPRVFLSGAANMLTQPEFKDVDKAKLILDTLEETAKLSQLFQTALGGIQVRIGTENMMEAINQCSLITATYSIDGQSLGTIGILGPTRMEYGKVISLLDYLSRDLTALLARRSK, encoded by the coding sequence ATGTTAAGCGAGCGCCAACGGATGATTCTTACGGCCATCGTGGACGACTACATTCGTTCCGCAGAGCCTGTCGGATCCCGCAGCATTTCGAAGCGGGGAGACGTGACGTTCAGTCCGGCTACCATCCGCAACGAAATGGCGGACCTGGAAGAGCTCGGCTTGCTCGAGCAGCCCCATACGTCCGCCGGACGGATTCCTTCCAATAAGGGTTACCGCTATTACGTGGATCATCTGGTCACCCCGGGCGGCGTCCGCGAAGAGGACGTTCGGACGATCCGGGCTTTTTTCGCTGAGAAAATGATCCACTGGGAGGACGTCGTCAGCCATGCCGCGACGATGCTGTCCCATCTGACGAACTATACCTCCATCGTGCTAGGGCCCGAAATGTTCAGCGCGTCGCTGAAGCATTTTCAGCTCGTTCCGCTGAACGACAGCTCCGCCGTGGCCATCATCGTGACCAATACGGGGCACGTCGAGCATCGGACGATGACGATTCCCGAAGGAATCGACGTCGGCGACCTGGGCAAAATCGTGAACCTGCTGAACGACAAGCTGTGCGGCGTCCCGTTCCACCGGGTGAAATCGGTACTCCATAGCGAGATCGCGATGGAACTGAGCCGTTACATGGACCGTTGCGAAGAGATCCTCGCGGTGCTCGAGCAATCGCTCGCGGACCAGAAGGATCCCCGCGTCTTCCTGAGCGGCGCGGCCAACATGCTGACGCAGCCGGAGTTCAAGGACGTGGACAAAGCGAAGCTGATCCTCGACACGCTCGAGGAGACCGCGAAGCTGTCGCAGCTGTTCCAGACGGCGCTGGGAGGCATCCAGGTGCGCATCGGCACGGAAAACATGATGGAAGCGATCAACCAATGCAGCTTGATTACCGCCACCTACTCGATAGACGGGCAATCGCTGGGCACGATCGGCATTCTCGGTCCGACCCGCATGGAATACGGTAAAGTCATCAGTTTGCTGGATTACCTGTCCCGCGATTTGACGGCCTTGCTGGCCCGCAGGTCCAAATAA
- the grpE gene encoding nucleotide exchange factor GrpE: MHKKETKEQERMAEDQEERVETTPAGSEEPAAEEWVPEDNGGDSSAEGQGDPRIAELAKQAEDNHNRYLRVQADFDNFRRRTQKEKEDLAQYASMKLVGQLLPVLDNFERALQAGGESAGTDSFAKGIDMIYRQFSQVMEAEGLRKMDVVGQPFDPELHQAIMQVESEEHEEGTVVEAVQNGYWLKDKVLRPAMVKVSG; encoded by the coding sequence ATGCATAAGAAAGAGACGAAGGAGCAGGAGAGAATGGCTGAAGATCAGGAAGAACGCGTGGAAACGACTCCGGCGGGCTCCGAAGAGCCGGCAGCCGAGGAATGGGTGCCGGAGGATAACGGCGGCGATTCCTCCGCGGAAGGCCAAGGCGATCCCCGCATCGCCGAGCTGGCCAAGCAAGCGGAGGACAACCATAACCGGTACTTAAGGGTGCAGGCGGACTTCGACAACTTCCGCCGGCGCACGCAGAAAGAGAAAGAAGATTTGGCGCAGTACGCTTCGATGAAGCTCGTCGGACAGCTGCTTCCGGTGCTCGACAACTTCGAGCGCGCGTTGCAAGCGGGCGGCGAATCGGCCGGAACCGATTCTTTCGCGAAGGGTATAGATATGATATACCGCCAGTTCTCGCAAGTGATGGAAGCCGAAGGGCTGCGCAAAATGGACGTCGTCGGGCAGCCGTTCGATCCGGAACTGCACCAGGCGATCATGCAGGTGGAAAGCGAAGAGCACGAAGAAGGCACCGTGGTGGAAGCCGTTCAGAACGGCTACTGGCTGAAAGACAAAGTGCTGCGGCCGGCCATGGTCAAGGTCAGCGGTTAA
- the dnaK gene encoding molecular chaperone DnaK, translating into MSKVIGIDLGTTNSCVAVMEGGEAVVIPNAEGNRTTPSVVGFKKDGERIVGETAKRQAITNPDRTVISIKRHMGTNHKETIEGKDYTPQEISAMILQKLKADAEAYLGQPVTQAVITVPAYFNDSQRQATKDAGAIAGLEVLRIVNEPTAAALAYGLEKAEDHTILVFDLGGGTFDVSILELGDGFFEVKATSGDNHLGGDDFDQAIMEWLSGEFKKEHGVDLLKDKAAVQRLKDAAEKAKKELSGTLSTTISLPFITVVDGVPQHLELNLSRAKFDDLTSSLVERTMGPTRQALSDAGLTAADIDKVVLVGGSTRIPAVVEAIKKLIGKEPHKGVNPDEVVALGAAVQAGVLTGDVKDVVLLDVTPLSLGIETAGGVLTKMIDRNTTIPTSKSQVFSTFADNQTQVEIHVLQGERAMARDNKTLGRFILSDIPPAPRGIPQIEVTFDIDANGIVNVSALDKGTGKSQKITITSSGGLSKEEIDRMQKEAELHAEEDNKRRELVEVRNSADQLVYTVEKTIKDLGDKVDAGEIQKAEEAKEKVKKALEGDNLEEIKAASDELTQIVQQLSVKLYEQAQAQQGAPGADAADAGAGSAKKDNVVDADYEVVDEDKK; encoded by the coding sequence ATGAGCAAAGTAATCGGCATCGACTTGGGCACGACCAACTCTTGCGTGGCGGTCATGGAGGGCGGCGAAGCCGTCGTCATCCCGAACGCGGAAGGCAACCGCACGACCCCTTCGGTCGTCGGCTTCAAGAAGGACGGAGAGCGCATCGTCGGCGAAACCGCGAAGCGTCAAGCGATCACGAACCCGGACCGCACCGTCATTTCGATCAAGCGCCACATGGGCACGAACCACAAGGAAACGATCGAAGGCAAAGATTACACCCCGCAGGAAATTTCGGCGATGATTCTCCAGAAGCTCAAAGCCGACGCGGAAGCCTACTTGGGACAACCGGTCACCCAGGCCGTCATCACGGTACCGGCATACTTTAACGACAGTCAGCGTCAAGCGACGAAAGACGCGGGCGCGATCGCTGGCCTCGAAGTGCTGCGGATCGTCAACGAGCCGACGGCAGCCGCTCTCGCTTACGGTCTCGAGAAAGCCGAAGACCACACCATTCTCGTATTCGACCTCGGCGGCGGCACGTTCGACGTCAGTATCTTGGAGCTCGGCGACGGTTTCTTCGAAGTCAAAGCGACGAGCGGCGACAACCACCTGGGCGGCGACGACTTCGACCAGGCGATCATGGAATGGCTGTCCGGCGAATTCAAAAAAGAGCACGGCGTCGACCTGCTGAAAGACAAAGCGGCGGTTCAGCGTTTGAAAGACGCGGCCGAGAAAGCGAAGAAAGAGCTGTCCGGCACGTTGTCCACGACGATTTCGCTGCCGTTCATCACCGTCGTCGACGGGGTACCGCAACACTTGGAATTGAACCTGTCCCGCGCGAAGTTCGACGACCTGACGTCTTCGCTCGTTGAGCGCACGATGGGCCCGACCCGCCAAGCGCTGTCCGACGCCGGCCTCACCGCTGCCGACATCGATAAAGTCGTACTGGTCGGCGGCTCCACCCGGATCCCGGCAGTCGTCGAAGCGATCAAAAAGCTGATCGGCAAAGAGCCGCACAAAGGCGTGAACCCGGACGAAGTCGTCGCGCTCGGCGCGGCCGTTCAAGCCGGCGTTCTGACCGGCGACGTCAAAGACGTCGTGCTGCTCGACGTCACCCCGCTGTCCCTCGGCATCGAAACCGCCGGCGGCGTCCTGACGAAGATGATCGACCGCAACACGACGATCCCGACCAGCAAGTCGCAGGTGTTCTCGACGTTCGCGGACAACCAGACGCAGGTCGAAATCCACGTCCTGCAAGGCGAGCGCGCAATGGCACGCGACAACAAAACGTTGGGTCGCTTCATCCTGAGCGATATTCCGCCGGCTCCGCGCGGCATTCCGCAAATCGAAGTCACGTTCGACATCGACGCCAACGGCATCGTGAACGTGTCCGCGCTGGATAAAGGTACGGGCAAAAGCCAAAAAATCACGATCACTTCCTCCGGCGGCTTGAGCAAGGAAGAGATCGACCGCATGCAGAAGGAAGCCGAGCTGCACGCCGAAGAAGACAACAAGCGCCGCGAGTTGGTCGAAGTCCGCAACAGCGCCGACCAACTGGTCTACACCGTCGAGAAGACGATCAAAGACCTCGGCGACAAAGTCGACGCCGGCGAAATCCAGAAAGCCGAAGAAGCGAAAGAGAAAGTCAAGAAGGCGCTGGAAGGCGACAATCTCGAAGAAATCAAAGCGGCCAGCGATGAGCTGACTCAAATCGTGCAGCAGCTGTCCGTGAAGCTCTACGAGCAAGCCCAAGCGCAGCAAGGCGCTCCGGGCGCCGACGCCGCCGATGCCGGCGCGGGCTCCGCGAAGAAAGACAACGTCGTCGACGCCGACTACGAAGTCGTCGACGAAGACAAGAAATAA
- the dnaJ gene encoding molecular chaperone DnaJ encodes MADKKDFYEVLGVAKGASAEDIKKAYRKLARQYHPDVNKEPDAEAKFKEVKEAYDVLSDDQRRARYDQFGHEDPSAGFGGGGGFSGDMGGFGDIFDMFFGGGGGRRDPNAPQRGNDLQYTMTIEFKEAVFGKETDITIPRTETCDTCHGNGAKPGTKPETCSVCRGTGQQEVAQNTPFGRIVNRRACNACGGRGKIIKERCPTCAGNGQVKKQRKIHVKIPAGVDDGSQLRISGEGEGGVRGGPAGDLYIVLRVKSHDFFEREGDDIYCEVPLTFAQAALGDELEVPTLTEKVKLKIPAGTQTGTYFRLKGKGVPKLRGYGQGDQHVKVTIVTPTNLSEGQKDLLREFASTVGESTHEQHQNIFERMKKAILGD; translated from the coding sequence TTGGCCGACAAGAAAGACTTCTACGAGGTGCTGGGCGTCGCGAAAGGCGCCTCCGCGGAGGACATCAAGAAAGCATACCGCAAGCTGGCGCGTCAGTACCATCCCGACGTCAACAAAGAGCCGGACGCGGAAGCCAAATTCAAGGAAGTCAAAGAAGCCTATGACGTGCTGAGCGACGATCAGCGCAGGGCGCGTTACGACCAATTCGGCCACGAGGATCCGTCCGCCGGCTTCGGCGGGGGCGGCGGCTTCAGCGGCGACATGGGCGGCTTCGGCGACATTTTCGATATGTTCTTCGGAGGCGGAGGCGGCCGGCGTGATCCGAATGCGCCGCAACGAGGCAACGATCTGCAATACACGATGACGATCGAGTTCAAGGAAGCCGTATTCGGCAAAGAAACCGACATCACGATTCCCCGCACCGAAACTTGCGACACCTGTCACGGCAACGGGGCCAAACCCGGCACGAAGCCGGAAACCTGCTCCGTCTGCCGCGGCACCGGCCAGCAGGAAGTGGCGCAGAACACGCCGTTCGGCCGCATCGTCAACCGCCGGGCTTGCAACGCCTGCGGCGGGCGCGGCAAAATCATCAAGGAACGCTGCCCGACCTGCGCCGGCAACGGGCAAGTGAAGAAGCAGCGCAAAATCCACGTCAAAATCCCGGCCGGCGTCGACGACGGCTCCCAGCTCCGCATCAGCGGCGAAGGGGAAGGCGGCGTACGGGGCGGACCGGCAGGCGACTTGTACATCGTGCTCCGCGTGAAGTCGCACGATTTCTTCGAGCGCGAAGGCGACGACATCTACTGCGAGGTACCGCTGACGTTCGCCCAAGCCGCGCTCGGCGACGAACTCGAAGTGCCGACCCTCACGGAGAAAGTGAAGCTTAAAATCCCCGCAGGTACCCAAACCGGCACGTATTTCCGGCTGAAAGGCAAAGGCGTGCCGAAGCTTCGCGGTTACGGTCAGGGGGATCAGCACGTCAAAGTGACGATCGTGACCCCGACCAATCTGAGCGAGGGGCAGAAAGACCTGCTGCGCGAATTCGCTTCTACGGTGGGAGAATCGACGCACGAGCAGCATCAGAACATTTTCGAGCGGATGAAAAAGGCCATTTTGGGCGACTGA
- a CDS encoding YfhD family protein → MDLNRFVRSPYDRQEEDLPTASAEDVEFSEELADEDDREAQQRAAEADRRQED, encoded by the coding sequence ATGGATTTGAATCGATTCGTCCGTTCCCCTTATGATCGTCAGGAAGAAGATTTGCCGACGGCTTCGGCGGAAGACGTAGAGTTTTCGGAAGAGCTTGCCGACGAGGACGACCGCGAAGCCCAGCAGAGGGCGGCGGAAGCCGATCGCCGTCAGGAGGACTGA